A genomic stretch from Croceibacterium aestuarii includes:
- the treY gene encoding malto-oligosyltrehalose synthase codes for MRPRATYRLQFHRDFPFARAEELVPYFAELGISHIYASPVTTSRRGSQHGYDVVDPTEVDPELGGESALRSLVARLREYEMGLIIDIVPNHMGIAGGDNAWWNDVLARGRESKFADFFDIDWGDKLLLPFLGEPLADALEHGALELRTGEGGTELWAYGEHRFPLRPDDRSAPLDSDLAELLERQHYRLCWWRRGNDELHWRRFFTISELASLRVHDPRVFEATHQLVFRLHDEGLIDGVRVDHIDGLADPAQYCRRLRERLGPAAYIIVEKILAPGERLPGGWDIDGTTGYDFMEQVSGLLHNPAGEEALGELWVQMSGRTVDFGAEELQARQDMLSWEFEAQLSACVRAFCDLAASDEATRPLTEGMLRRALRVLLWSFPAYRTYGTGDFAPESDRVLRDMARERAEPLAPPGEMAVIDQILAWLAGTGPGDANLAADAVRRFQQLSAPIAAKAVEDTAFYRYGRLLSRNDVGFDPARLAIGIEDFARDCAERTERFPSAMLATATHDHKRGEDVRARLAVLSDVPGRWRQRVEQWERSIGEGSDVDPADRYMLYQTLFGAWPETLEPGDDEGLRAFARRVARWQEKALREAKLRSSWAEPDEAYEAACRDFVERLLDPARSASFVSDVADFVRQNRAAALSNTLAQTALKYTVPGVPDLYQGCELTDLSLVDPDNRRPVDYDLRRRLLATDCSESPKMRLIHAALKMRSESPELFSGGAFAVARVEGGRQGHVFAFSRHNGGKLLRVAVALRSGAELFGCSEPRMPPEWWGDTRIIFADGADRAQEAGAILAHGPISLSRVY; via the coding sequence ATGAGGCCGCGCGCAACCTACCGGCTGCAGTTCCACCGCGACTTCCCCTTCGCCCGTGCCGAGGAGCTCGTGCCGTATTTCGCCGAGTTGGGCATTAGCCACATCTATGCCTCACCGGTCACGACCTCGCGCAGAGGTTCGCAGCACGGCTACGACGTTGTCGACCCGACCGAAGTCGACCCCGAACTGGGCGGCGAGAGCGCGCTGCGTTCGCTCGTCGCTCGGCTGCGGGAGTACGAGATGGGGCTGATCATCGACATCGTCCCCAATCACATGGGCATCGCGGGCGGCGACAACGCCTGGTGGAACGACGTTCTCGCGCGGGGGCGGGAGAGCAAGTTTGCCGACTTCTTTGACATCGATTGGGGCGACAAGCTGCTCCTGCCCTTCCTCGGCGAGCCGCTCGCCGACGCGCTCGAGCATGGGGCGCTGGAGCTGCGAACGGGGGAGGGCGGGACCGAACTGTGGGCCTATGGCGAGCACCGCTTCCCGCTACGGCCCGATGACCGCAGCGCGCCGCTCGACAGCGACCTGGCCGAACTGCTCGAGCGGCAGCACTACCGCCTGTGCTGGTGGCGGCGCGGCAACGACGAACTGCACTGGCGGCGGTTCTTCACAATCAGCGAGCTCGCCTCGCTGCGGGTCCACGATCCGCGCGTGTTCGAAGCCACGCACCAACTGGTTTTCCGCCTGCACGACGAAGGCCTGATCGACGGGGTGCGGGTGGATCACATCGATGGGCTCGCCGATCCGGCGCAGTATTGTCGCCGCCTGCGCGAGCGGCTCGGGCCAGCGGCGTATATCATTGTCGAGAAAATTCTCGCTCCCGGCGAGCGCCTGCCTGGCGGGTGGGACATAGACGGCACCACGGGATACGATTTTATGGAGCAGGTTTCCGGACTGCTCCACAACCCGGCGGGCGAGGAGGCGCTAGGCGAGCTGTGGGTTCAGATGAGCGGGCGCACGGTCGACTTTGGCGCCGAGGAGCTGCAGGCGCGGCAGGACATGCTCTCGTGGGAATTCGAGGCGCAGCTCTCCGCCTGCGTCCGGGCCTTCTGCGATCTCGCGGCATCCGACGAGGCCACGCGGCCGCTGACCGAGGGGATGCTGCGCCGCGCGCTGCGCGTGCTGCTGTGGTCTTTTCCGGCCTACCGAACTTACGGAACCGGGGATTTCGCGCCCGAGAGCGACCGGGTGCTCCGCGATATGGCGCGCGAACGCGCCGAGCCGCTTGCCCCGCCGGGCGAGATGGCCGTGATCGACCAGATCCTCGCCTGGCTCGCCGGCACTGGGCCGGGAGACGCGAACCTCGCGGCGGATGCCGTCAGACGGTTCCAGCAGCTCTCCGCGCCTATCGCGGCCAAGGCGGTCGAGGATACCGCGTTCTACCGGTACGGACGGCTGCTCTCGCGCAACGATGTCGGTTTCGATCCGGCGCGCCTGGCGATCGGAATCGAGGACTTTGCCCGAGACTGTGCAGAACGCACAGAGCGTTTTCCCAGCGCGATGCTGGCGACGGCAACCCACGATCACAAGCGCGGAGAGGACGTGCGCGCGCGGCTTGCCGTGCTGAGCGACGTTCCCGGGCGCTGGCGGCAGCGCGTCGAACAGTGGGAACGCTCGATCGGCGAAGGCAGCGACGTCGATCCGGCCGACCGCTACATGCTCTACCAGACGCTCTTCGGAGCCTGGCCCGAAACGCTGGAGCCCGGCGACGACGAGGGGCTGCGCGCCTTTGCCCGGCGCGTTGCCCGCTGGCAGGAAAAGGCGCTGCGCGAGGCAAAGCTGCGCTCGTCCTGGGCCGAGCCCGACGAGGCCTATGAGGCTGCCTGCCGCGATTTCGTCGAGCGGCTGCTCGATCCGGCGCGCTCCGCTTCGTTCGTGAGCGACGTGGCGGATTTCGTGCGCCAGAACCGAGCCGCCGCCCTCTCCAACACGCTCGCCCAGACCGCCCTGAAATACACGGTCCCCGGGGTCCCCGATCTGTACCAGGGGTGCGAATTGACCGATCTCAGCCTGGTCGATCCGGACAACCGCAGACCCGTAGACTACGATCTGCGGCGGCGCCTGCTGGCGACGGATTGTTCGGAGTCGCCCAAGATGCGGCTCATCCACGCGGCGTTGAAGATGCGCAGCGAAAGCCCTGAACTTTTCAGCGGCGGCGCCTTTGCGGTCGCCCGTGTCGAAGGGGGACGCCAGGGGCACGTCTTCGCGTTCAGCCGCCACAACGGCGGCAAGCTGCTCAGGGTCGCTGTGGCTCTGCGCAGCGGTGCGGAACTTTTCGGCTGCTCCGAACCGAGGATGCCTCCAGAATGGTGGGGCGACACCCGGATAATTTTCGCGGACGGCGCGGATCGGGCTCAGGAGGCGGGCGCGATCCTGGCGCACGGTCCGATATCGCTGAGTCGCGTTTATTGA
- a CDS encoding proprotein convertase P-domain-containing protein encodes MGGQSLAAFQRLLLFLAGLCLLATPAGAQSVTTYTQATAGTINRNTDCARPLVRTFSVGSSFTVGDVDIGVLITHTWRGDLQLTLQSPDGTSVQLTNGDTASTSGNNLNVLFDDSAAQLVNTDSPTGNHSSSAPPFQNTFRPRNPLSAFAGKASAGTWRLEICDLYPAADDGTFQYAELRLTSAPSSYADLSLTKSVLGSAPSSGGSVTWRLSVSNSSTSPSAASGVTVKDYLPAGFTFVSASGSGSFNASTGVWTVGAVSAGQTRTIDVTGTINATAGAMIVNEAEIASSSVVDIDSAVNNGVTGEDDYATVSFTVAGTRSAGTAPALSCPNGSTLFDWDPLSWSAGSTANTYSLGGYGSIGFTLSNPGAWLSDNSLGGTSPNLQTAMHGGYVGQKSLIQLVNLPSQSARVTTTITLPAAMQGAQFRLFDVDYAANQFADTVTVEGRYQGATVIPTLTNSIANYVIANSAYGDGGANTGTSDGNVVVTFGQPIDTIIIHYGNHTAAPIDPGQQAIAIGDITFCDPTTVLSVTKVSAVLSDPVNGTTNPKALPGAVVEYCLTISNPGAVAATNVVATDTVPATMTYTAGSMTSGASCAASSTAEDDNASGSDESDPYGASFAGSVISAAANTLSPNQSFALKFRVSVN; translated from the coding sequence ATGGGTGGGCAGAGCCTGGCCGCTTTCCAGCGGCTCCTCCTATTCCTTGCCGGTTTGTGCCTGCTTGCGACTCCCGCGGGGGCGCAGTCCGTCACGACCTACACCCAGGCCACTGCCGGCACGATCAACAGGAACACGGACTGCGCGAGGCCGCTGGTCCGGACATTTTCCGTCGGCTCCAGTTTCACGGTCGGCGATGTCGACATCGGGGTCCTGATCACGCACACCTGGCGCGGCGACCTCCAGCTCACGCTCCAGTCGCCCGACGGCACAAGCGTGCAACTCACCAACGGCGACACCGCGTCGACGAGCGGCAACAACCTGAACGTGCTGTTCGACGATAGCGCGGCGCAGTTGGTCAACACCGACAGTCCGACGGGCAACCATTCATCGAGCGCGCCGCCTTTTCAGAATACCTTCCGTCCGCGCAATCCACTTTCGGCCTTTGCCGGCAAGGCCTCGGCGGGAACCTGGCGGCTGGAGATATGCGATCTCTACCCGGCTGCGGACGACGGAACATTTCAATATGCGGAGCTGCGCCTGACCTCGGCGCCGTCGAGCTACGCCGACTTGTCGCTGACGAAGAGCGTGCTCGGCTCGGCACCGAGCAGCGGAGGGTCGGTGACATGGCGTCTGAGCGTTTCGAACTCCTCGACGTCGCCGTCGGCCGCCTCCGGCGTCACAGTTAAGGACTACCTTCCCGCCGGGTTCACCTTCGTCTCGGCGTCGGGCAGTGGCTCGTTCAACGCTTCGACCGGTGTGTGGACAGTCGGCGCTGTTTCGGCAGGACAAACGCGGACGATCGACGTGACCGGCACGATCAACGCCACCGCCGGGGCGATGATCGTCAACGAAGCCGAGATTGCGAGCAGCAGCGTCGTCGACATCGATTCCGCCGTTAACAACGGCGTCACGGGCGAGGACGATTATGCCACCGTCTCGTTCACTGTCGCCGGCACCCGGTCTGCCGGCACGGCGCCGGCCTTGAGCTGTCCGAATGGCAGCACCCTGTTTGATTGGGATCCGCTGAGCTGGTCGGCGGGAAGCACAGCCAACACCTATTCGCTCGGCGGCTATGGCTCGATCGGCTTCACCCTCAGCAATCCGGGCGCGTGGCTGAGCGACAACTCGCTCGGGGGCACGTCGCCCAATTTGCAGACGGCGATGCACGGTGGCTACGTCGGGCAGAAATCGCTCATACAGCTCGTGAATCTTCCGAGCCAATCGGCGCGTGTGACGACCACAATCACTCTCCCGGCTGCGATGCAGGGAGCACAATTCCGGCTGTTCGACGTCGACTATGCGGCCAACCAGTTTGCCGATACCGTCACGGTGGAAGGTCGTTATCAAGGCGCGACGGTCATCCCCACGCTGACCAACTCCATCGCCAACTATGTGATAGCCAACAGCGCCTATGGCGATGGAGGGGCCAACACCGGCACGTCGGACGGCAACGTGGTCGTGACGTTCGGTCAGCCGATCGACACGATAATAATCCACTACGGCAACCATACAGCCGCGCCAATCGATCCCGGCCAGCAGGCGATCGCCATCGGCGACATCACCTTCTGCGACCCCACCACGGTGCTTTCCGTCACCAAAGTCAGCGCGGTGCTTTCCGATCCGGTAAACGGGACGACCAACCCCAAAGCGTTGCCGGGCGCCGTGGTGGAATACTGCCTGACGATCAGCAATCCCGGCGCTGTCGCGGCGACCAATGTCGTGGCTACCGACACGGTCCCCGCCACAATGACCTATACAGCGGGATCGATGACCAGCGGCGCCTCGTGCGCGGCGAGTTCGACTGCAGAGGACGACAACGCGTCCGGGTCGGACGAATCCGATCCCTACGGCGCGTCGTTCGCGGGCAGCGTGATTTCGGCGGCGGCCAATACCCTTTCGCCAAATCAATCGTTTGCGCTGAAATTCCGGGTTTCGGTCAACTAG
- a CDS encoding DUF4402 domain-containing protein codes for MAAAINTPVIMTDVHDMDFGNIAPRGNSGTVVMSPGANAQCNTTGGVIHTGTCRAATFEGKVTFLFGLRVTGPTGNQINLSGPGGATMRLDNFTFGSGPGMLDFGVAGGSHRFWILNLDGSYTIHAGGTLHVAANQTPGVYTGTFDIRLNYD; via the coding sequence ATGGCGGCCGCCATCAATACTCCCGTGATAATGACCGACGTCCATGACATGGACTTCGGGAACATAGCGCCGCGGGGAAATTCCGGCACCGTCGTGATGTCGCCCGGCGCAAACGCGCAATGCAACACGACCGGCGGCGTGATCCACACCGGGACCTGTCGCGCGGCAACGTTCGAAGGCAAGGTGACATTTCTTTTCGGGCTCCGGGTTACCGGGCCTACTGGAAATCAAATAAATCTTTCGGGACCCGGCGGCGCCACGATGCGGCTGGACAATTTCACATTCGGTAGCGGGCCGGGTATGCTGGACTTCGGCGTCGCCGGCGGAAGCCACCGTTTCTGGATATTGAACCTGGATGGCTCTTACACGATCCACGCTGGCGGGACTTTGCACGTCGCAGCGAACCAGACTCCGGGCGTATACACCGGGACTTTCGATATTCGCTTGAACTACGACTAG